One Oryza sativa Japonica Group chromosome 8, ASM3414082v1 DNA window includes the following coding sequences:
- the LOC4345367 gene encoding lipid phosphate phosphatase 2 isoform X2 — protein MPDIQLGCHTIRSHGTSVARLHMYDWIILLFLAVVDGLLNIIEPFHRFVGRDMMTDLRYPLKGNTIPFWAVPLIAIVLPWVVFGGIYFKKKNVYDLHHGILGILYSVLITAVITDAIKDGVGRPRPDFFWRCFPDGIPFDNVTTNVICHGEKSVIKEGHKSFPSGHSSWSFAGLGFLAWYLAGKLKAFDRKGHIAKLCIVFLPLLVASLVAVSRVDDYWHHWQDVFAGGIIGLTVSSFCYLQFFPYPFDADAVWPHAYFQQLADTQSNGIANSYNMGPTDIEIADEGHGAISLRDTSPILDTMESGRRG, from the exons ATGCCTGATATCCAGTTAGGGTGCCACACTATAAGGTCCCATGGAACCAGTGTGGCAAGACTCCACATGTATGACTGGATAATACTTCTCTTTCTTGCTGTTGTTGATGGGCTGCTAAACATAATTGAGCCTTTTCACCGCTTTGTTGGACGTGACATGATGACAGACTTGAGATATCCACTAAAGGGCAACACAATTCCATTTTGGGCCGTTCCA CTTATTGCAATTGTGCTGCCCTGGGTTGTCTTTGGTGGAATTTacttcaaaaagaaaaatgtctATGATTTACACCATGGCATACTGG GGATTCTATATTCGGTACTTATAACTGCTGTGATTACTGATGCAATTAAGGATGGTGTTGGTCGTCCTCGCCCAGATTTCTTTTGGCGTTGTTTCCCTGATGGAATACCT TTTGATAATGTCACTACAAATGTCATATGCCATGGAGAAAAGAGTGTTATCAAGGAAGGCCACAAGAGCTTTCCAAGTGGGCATTCTTCAT GGTCTTTTGCTGGTCTAGGTTTTCTTGCGTGGTACTTGGCTGGTAAACTTAAGGCTTTTGATCGCAAAGGCCACATTGCAAAGTTATGCATAGTATTTCTGCCTCTACTTGTTGCGTCCCTTGTGGCAGTCTCTCGAGTTGATGATTACTGGCATCACTGGCAAGACGTATTTGCAGGTGGCATTATAG GTCTTACGGTTTCTTCGTTTTGTTATCTGCAGTTCTTCCCATATCCATTTGATGCTGATG CTGTATGGCCCCATGCATACTTCCAACAGCTAGCTGACACACAAAGCAACGGCATTGCAAACTCATACAACATGGGACCAACAGACATTGAGATTGCTGACGAAGGCCATGGTGCCATTTCCCTGAGAGACACCAGTCCTATTTTAGACACGATGGAGTCTGGTAGGAGAGGCTGA
- the LOC4345367 gene encoding lipid phosphate phosphatase 2 isoform X1, translated as MPDIQLGCHTIRSHGTSVARLHMYDWIILLFLAVVDGLLNIIEPFHRFVGRDMMTDLRYPLKGNTIPFWAVPLIAIVLPWVVFGGIYFKKKNVYDLHHGILGILYSVLITAVITDAIKDGVGRPRPDFFWRCFPDGIPKFDNVTTNVICHGEKSVIKEGHKSFPSGHSSWSFAGLGFLAWYLAGKLKAFDRKGHIAKLCIVFLPLLVASLVAVSRVDDYWHHWQDVFAGGIIGLTVSSFCYLQFFPYPFDADAVWPHAYFQQLADTQSNGIANSYNMGPTDIEIADEGHGAISLRDTSPILDTMESGRRG; from the exons ATGCCTGATATCCAGTTAGGGTGCCACACTATAAGGTCCCATGGAACCAGTGTGGCAAGACTCCACATGTATGACTGGATAATACTTCTCTTTCTTGCTGTTGTTGATGGGCTGCTAAACATAATTGAGCCTTTTCACCGCTTTGTTGGACGTGACATGATGACAGACTTGAGATATCCACTAAAGGGCAACACAATTCCATTTTGGGCCGTTCCA CTTATTGCAATTGTGCTGCCCTGGGTTGTCTTTGGTGGAATTTacttcaaaaagaaaaatgtctATGATTTACACCATGGCATACTGG GGATTCTATATTCGGTACTTATAACTGCTGTGATTACTGATGCAATTAAGGATGGTGTTGGTCGTCCTCGCCCAGATTTCTTTTGGCGTTGTTTCCCTGATGGAATACCT AAGTTTGATAATGTCACTACAAATGTCATATGCCATGGAGAAAAGAGTGTTATCAAGGAAGGCCACAAGAGCTTTCCAAGTGGGCATTCTTCAT GGTCTTTTGCTGGTCTAGGTTTTCTTGCGTGGTACTTGGCTGGTAAACTTAAGGCTTTTGATCGCAAAGGCCACATTGCAAAGTTATGCATAGTATTTCTGCCTCTACTTGTTGCGTCCCTTGTGGCAGTCTCTCGAGTTGATGATTACTGGCATCACTGGCAAGACGTATTTGCAGGTGGCATTATAG GTCTTACGGTTTCTTCGTTTTGTTATCTGCAGTTCTTCCCATATCCATTTGATGCTGATG CTGTATGGCCCCATGCATACTTCCAACAGCTAGCTGACACACAAAGCAACGGCATTGCAAACTCATACAACATGGGACCAACAGACATTGAGATTGCTGACGAAGGCCATGGTGCCATTTCCCTGAGAGACACCAGTCCTATTTTAGACACGATGGAGTCTGGTAGGAGAGGCTGA